One genomic segment of Deltaproteobacteria bacterium includes these proteins:
- a CDS encoding chemotaxis protein CheW codes for MTIEMDETMQMYMEESQEHLADIENDLLAIEESGADIDEDLVNKVFRAAHSIKGGAGFMGLTNIKELSHKMENVLGMIRSREMVPNPEIVNILLLASDALRNLISNVTTSNDIDVTEHIEALISLAEGSLPDESKESISKMLDISFPGGKTVFSVAEYDISNAREGGKFIYLVDCDLIHDVHNKGKNPLEVLKDVEKSGIILESKVDIEGVGSLEGGELSNRLPFLILFATILDPTVVNALFEIEGDHIYELGEDLTTRLIDQASPQEEVVHKEAEVEAVEKAGARIEPETEAEMPEEDELQRAAEEISPKEAEIKPIEQTVGTASTGQRADPSKAGPTVTDTSLRVHVSLLDSLMNLAGELVLGRNQLLQAIESKDFRTIQLGGQRLDLITSELQEAIMLTRMQPIGNVFSKFQRVVRDLARNLGKQVELVIDGSEVELDKTIIEAISDPLTHLVRNSADHGIDIPDERLKAGKEATGTIHLKAFHEAGQVNIEIIDDGKGLDGNMLAATAMAKGLITEDQARTMSDKEKVNLIFLPGFSTAKEVTDVSGRGVGMDVVKTNLDKLGGVVDIESELGKGTRVRIKLPLTLAIIPSQIITTGGDHYAIPQVNMDELLRIPAGQIKERIEKVGDAAVVRLRGQLLPLISLNDVLGIEQTYIDPEAGEKKPERRERIADRRSKESPIEAESSKPEAEGSRLKAEGRQLTTENDRREKRDRRFHADSAVNIVVVTTGALKYGLVVDKLHDSEEIVVKPLGRHFKRCKGYAGATIMGDGRVALILDVGNLAHMAGLTSLEGTDRAAEVAKETAEAVTAKKDMQSLLVFRSAEDEQFAVTLSQVERIEKVKAKDVEEVGGKRVMKYRGGSLPLISIDQVAQVKPLAEKEDLLVIVVVIAGKEIGLLAIGPVDAMDVTIEVDGATLKQPGIMGSAVIGEHTTQMIDMYGLVEALNPDWFTEQDAVQTSDGGALTVLIAEDSNFFRNQVKGFIEDSGYNVIDAEDGIVAWDLLEEHADEISLVVTDIEMPNMNGFELTKKIKGDERFSHLQVIALTTLAGKGDIAKGKEVGIDDYQIKLDRENLMESIQNRLSH; via the coding sequence ATGACGATTGAAATGGACGAAACCATGCAGATGTATATGGAAGAGTCTCAGGAACATCTTGCGGACATTGAGAATGACCTCTTGGCTATTGAAGAGAGCGGGGCTGACATAGACGAGGATCTGGTCAACAAGGTCTTCCGCGCCGCCCATTCCATCAAAGGAGGGGCAGGCTTCATGGGCCTGACTAATATCAAGGAGCTTTCCCACAAGATGGAAAATGTCCTTGGCATGATCCGCAGCCGGGAGATGGTTCCAAATCCGGAGATAGTCAACATCCTCCTGCTCGCCTCTGATGCCCTGAGAAATCTCATATCCAATGTCACCACAAGCAATGACATAGATGTAACAGAGCACATTGAAGCGCTGATAAGTCTGGCCGAAGGCTCTCTGCCTGATGAGAGTAAAGAGAGTATTTCCAAAATGCTCGATATCTCTTTTCCTGGCGGAAAGACCGTTTTTTCTGTGGCCGAATACGACATTTCCAATGCCAGGGAAGGGGGAAAATTTATCTACCTGGTGGACTGCGACCTGATTCATGATGTGCACAACAAGGGCAAAAACCCCCTGGAGGTCTTAAAGGACGTGGAGAAATCCGGCATTATCCTGGAAAGCAAGGTCGATATAGAAGGCGTTGGCTCCCTTGAGGGTGGAGAACTGTCGAATCGTCTTCCCTTCCTCATCCTGTTTGCCACCATACTGGATCCGACCGTGGTCAATGCCCTCTTTGAGATCGAGGGAGACCACATCTATGAACTTGGTGAAGACCTGACCACACGGCTCATCGATCAGGCATCTCCTCAGGAAGAGGTTGTTCATAAAGAGGCCGAGGTTGAGGCAGTAGAGAAAGCTGGCGCCAGGATAGAACCTGAAACAGAGGCTGAAATGCCTGAAGAAGATGAATTGCAACGCGCGGCAGAAGAGATTTCTCCAAAAGAAGCTGAGATCAAGCCGATTGAGCAGACAGTAGGAACCGCCTCAACCGGCCAACGGGCCGATCCCTCTAAAGCGGGACCAACCGTCACCGATACCAGCCTCAGGGTTCACGTAAGTCTGCTGGACTCTCTCATGAATCTTGCCGGAGAGCTCGTCCTGGGCAGAAACCAGCTCCTTCAGGCCATTGAGTCAAAGGACTTTCGCACGATTCAACTGGGGGGCCAGCGCCTGGATCTCATTACCTCTGAACTCCAGGAAGCCATCATGCTGACTCGGATGCAGCCCATAGGAAACGTATTCAGTAAATTTCAGCGCGTGGTGAGAGACCTGGCCAGAAATCTGGGCAAGCAAGTGGAACTGGTCATTGACGGATCAGAGGTCGAACTGGATAAAACCATCATTGAGGCAATCAGTGATCCACTTACGCACCTGGTCCGAAATTCGGCCGATCACGGCATAGACATCCCTGATGAGAGGCTTAAAGCCGGCAAAGAGGCAACAGGGACAATCCACTTGAAAGCCTTTCATGAGGCGGGGCAAGTAAATATTGAGATAATCGATGATGGAAAGGGCCTGGACGGCAATATGCTGGCCGCCACGGCCATGGCCAAAGGCTTGATCACAGAAGATCAGGCAAGAACCATGTCTGACAAAGAAAAGGTGAACCTGATATTTCTTCCCGGGTTTTCCACGGCCAAGGAGGTCACGGACGTCTCCGGCCGGGGCGTTGGGATGGATGTAGTCAAGACGAACCTGGACAAGTTGGGCGGCGTGGTGGACATAGAGTCCGAACTGGGCAAGGGCACAAGGGTCCGTATAAAGCTTCCCCTGACACTGGCAATTATTCCGAGTCAGATAATTACCACAGGAGGAGACCACTATGCAATCCCACAGGTGAACATGGATGAACTGCTTCGGATTCCGGCAGGTCAAATCAAGGAACGTATAGAGAAAGTAGGAGATGCAGCAGTCGTAAGGTTGCGCGGGCAATTGCTCCCCCTAATCAGTCTGAATGATGTTCTGGGAATAGAACAGACGTATATCGATCCGGAAGCCGGAGAAAAAAAGCCGGAGAGACGAGAACGCATAGCTGACAGGAGATCAAAGGAGAGTCCGATTGAGGCTGAAAGCTCAAAGCCAGAGGCTGAAGGCTCAAGGCTAAAGGCTGAAGGCCGACAACTGACAACTGAAAATGATCGGCGAGAGAAACGTGACAGGCGCTTTCATGCGGACAGCGCTGTAAATATTGTCGTGGTTACTACCGGAGCCTTAAAGTACGGGCTTGTTGTTGACAAGTTGCACGACTCTGAAGAGATCGTGGTGAAACCCCTGGGTCGTCACTTCAAGCGCTGCAAGGGATATGCAGGCGCCACCATTATGGGTGACGGTCGTGTGGCCCTGATACTCGATGTGGGCAATCTTGCCCACATGGCGGGCCTGACTTCCCTGGAAGGCACTGACAGGGCCGCTGAAGTGGCCAAGGAAACCGCTGAAGCCGTCACGGCCAAGAAAGACATGCAGTCCCTGCTGGTGTTCAGGAGCGCTGAGGACGAACAATTCGCCGTCACTCTGAGCCAGGTGGAGCGCATTGAAAAGGTCAAGGCAAAAGATGTGGAAGAAGTGGGTGGAAAAAGGGTGATGAAATACCGTGGCGGAAGTCTTCCTTTGATCAGCATTGATCAGGTGGCTCAAGTTAAGCCTCTGGCGGAAAAAGAAGATCTGCTTGTCATCGTTGTCGTGATCGCGGGGAAAGAAATTGGTCTCCTGGCCATAGGCCCAGTAGACGCAATGGATGTAACAATCGAAGTCGACGGCGCCACCCTGAAACAACCGGGCATCATGGGTTCTGCCGTTATCGGTGAACACACCACGCAAATGATAGACATGTACGGCCTAGTCGAGGCCTTAAACCCGGATTGGTTTACTGAGCAAGACGCTGTTCAGACATCAGACGGCGGGGCTCTCACCGTCCTGATTGCCGAAGATTCCAACTTTTTCCGCAACCAGGTCAAGGGTTTTATTGAAGACAGTGGTTACAATGTCATTGATGCAGAGGACGGGATTGTCGCCTGGGATCTTCTTGAGGAACATGCGGACGAGATCTCTCTCGTAGTCACTGACATAGAAATGCCAAACATGAATGGTTTTGAGCTAACCAAGAAAATAAAAGGAGATGAGCGCTTCTCCCATTTGCAGGTTATAGCCCTTACCACTCTGGCAGGTAAAGGAGATATAGCAAAAGGAAAAGAAGTCGGCATTGATGATTATCAGATCAAGCTGGACAGGGAGAACTTGATGGAGAGTATTCAGAACAGGTTGAGTCATTAG
- a CDS encoding purine-binding chemotaxis protein CheW, with translation MEQSAESKTNEGVVELATFYVGDALCGMDIVNVQEINKHTEMTKVPQSPECVMGILNLRGQIVTIIDLGKKIGLSSTDLSADCRNIIVNSGGEYIGLLVPRLSDVVQADWQKVEQPPANIGGVQGKFFKGVYKTENSLIGILDVEEVLKEEA, from the coding sequence ATGGAACAATCAGCAGAAAGCAAGACGAATGAAGGTGTTGTGGAACTTGCAACCTTTTATGTGGGAGATGCGCTGTGTGGCATGGACATAGTCAACGTTCAGGAGATCAACAAACACACGGAGATGACGAAAGTGCCGCAATCGCCGGAATGCGTCATGGGTATCCTGAACCTGCGAGGCCAGATCGTGACCATCATTGACCTTGGGAAAAAAATCGGCCTTTCTTCAACTGACCTGAGCGCTGATTGCCGGAACATTATTGTGAATTCAGGGGGTGAGTACATTGGCCTGCTGGTGCCGCGACTAAGCGACGTGGTGCAGGCCGACTGGCAAAAGGTGGAACAGCCTCCGGCCAACATAGGCGGTGTTCAGGGAAAGTTCTTTAAGGGGGTATACAAGACCGAGAACAGCCTGATCGGTATCCTTGACGTGGAGGAGGTGCTCAAGGAGGAGGCTTAG
- a CDS encoding response regulator, with amino-acid sequence METRQDVTILVVDDEPVSLKLLEIALRGEGYRVITASDGPQGRELALEIQPDLIMLDVMMPGEDGFEVIAQLKKNDGSASIPVIFLTGRDEIESKLKGFDLGAVDYITKPFHGQEMLARVRLHLKLSLATNSLIASQAEKLRQIQDAQASMLVVPEDLPEACFGVYYLPLLEAGGDFYDVMPISDEIFAYFVADVSGHDIATSYITAAVKGLLRQNCTPIYKPVESMVMINKVLVEILSDGKYLTACYGKLNRKVKLMSIVNAGHLPVVYLPKDAEPRFIEMDGDVLGAFTNVFYGKQDIEVSDGDRFFFYTDGLIERPGEKKVWSGALPELLERCVAVKDVPIDESAERLVSLMLGNTDKPEDDVVLLGVEV; translated from the coding sequence ATGGAAACGAGACAAGACGTAACTATACTTGTTGTTGACGACGAGCCGGTGAGCCTCAAATTGCTGGAAATCGCCCTCCGTGGGGAGGGCTACCGGGTCATCACGGCTAGTGACGGCCCCCAGGGCCGGGAACTTGCCCTTGAAATTCAGCCTGATCTTATCATGCTTGACGTCATGATGCCCGGAGAAGACGGATTTGAAGTCATCGCACAGCTCAAGAAGAACGATGGAAGCGCATCGATTCCGGTCATTTTTCTGACAGGAAGAGATGAGATAGAAAGCAAGCTTAAGGGTTTTGATCTGGGAGCCGTTGATTACATAACTAAGCCGTTTCACGGCCAGGAAATGCTTGCCAGGGTGCGACTCCACTTAAAGCTGTCTCTTGCCACCAACTCTCTGATTGCAAGTCAGGCAGAAAAACTAAGGCAGATCCAGGATGCCCAAGCCTCCATGCTGGTGGTGCCGGAAGACCTTCCGGAGGCCTGTTTTGGCGTTTATTATCTGCCCTTGCTGGAGGCCGGGGGGGACTTCTATGATGTCATGCCGATTTCAGATGAGATATTCGCATATTTTGTGGCAGATGTTTCAGGGCACGATATAGCCACGAGTTACATCACCGCCGCCGTAAAGGGCCTCTTGAGACAAAACTGCACGCCCATATACAAACCGGTAGAGAGCATGGTGATGATAAACAAAGTGCTGGTGGAAATACTATCCGACGGCAAGTACCTGACGGCATGTTACGGCAAGTTGAACCGGAAGGTGAAGCTGATGTCGATTGTAAACGCAGGGCATCTACCCGTTGTTTATCTTCCGAAAGACGCAGAGCCAAGATTTATAGAAATGGACGGCGACGTTCTGGGCGCTTTCACGAACGTTTTTTATGGAAAGCAGGATATCGAGGTCAGTGACGGTGACAGGTTTTTCTTCTACACGGACGGTCTCATTGAGAGGCCCGGGGAAAAGAAAGTGTGGTCCGGAGCCCTGCCGGAATTGCTGGAAAGATGCGTCGCCGTGAAGGACGTTCCCATCGACGAATCCGCTGAAAGACTGGTCAGCCTGATGCTGGGGAACACAGACAAGCCTGAGGACGACGTGGTGTTGCTGGGGGTTGAGGTGTAA
- a CDS encoding ATP-binding protein — MTFNTSRNPDGIEFRFSATLENIDRVAEEMKRFVRRMDVEEHTFDVFLVMREALVNAVIHGSGGDGRKIVSCALRLEDGSLIMEIEDEGEGFDWRGCLAESPDPNSDCGRGLGIMKEYCADVKFNDKGNRLVMRKRLLPRVAHCQEMSVCRQ, encoded by the coding sequence ATGACTTTCAACACTTCTCGTAATCCGGACGGAATCGAGTTCCGCTTTTCCGCGACGCTGGAAAATATTGATAGGGTAGCCGAGGAGATGAAAAGGTTCGTCCGTAGAATGGATGTTGAAGAACACACTTTTGACGTTTTTCTGGTCATGAGGGAGGCGCTGGTCAACGCGGTAATTCACGGAAGCGGCGGTGATGGCCGAAAAATCGTTTCCTGCGCGCTGCGACTGGAGGACGGCAGCCTCATTATGGAAATCGAAGATGAAGGAGAGGGTTTCGACTGGCGAGGATGCCTGGCAGAAAGCCCTGATCCGAACTCTGATTGCGGCCGGGGACTGGGTATCATGAAAGAGTACTGTGCGGATGTGAAATTCAACGACAAAGGGAACAGACTCGTTATGAGGAAAAGATTGCTCCCTAGGGTCGCGCATTGTCAAGAAATGAGTGTCTGCCGTCAATAA
- a CDS encoding 4Fe-4S binding protein codes for MKKKGFIRINRDLCKGCGLCIEACPKGTIIMSEKLNIKGYRPAEYTENENSKNRKCTGCALCAIVCPDVAIEVFRG; via the coding sequence TTGAAGAAGAAGGGCTTCATAAGAATCAATCGGGACCTGTGCAAGGGGTGTGGGCTATGTATTGAGGCGTGCCCCAAAGGGACCATCATTATGAGCGAAAAGCTTAACATCAAGGGCTATCGCCCCGCTGAGTACACGGAAAACGAAAACAGCAAAAATCGCAAGTGTACCGGGTGTGCCCTGTGTGCCATAGTATGCCCTGATGTCGCCATTGAGGTGTTCCGTGGGTAA
- a CDS encoding chemotaxis response regulator protein-glutamate methylesterase, which translates to MTNDKLLRVLVVDDTVVYRKVVSDVLAELPDVQVVGVAHNGKIAVAKIALLKPDLLTLDIEMPEMNGLEVLAHMKKEAPDVGAIMLSTLTQQGGEMTMKALELGAFDFIPKPETSSMKESKEAVKNAIDPMLRAFARRREIKSILGDRPHLAGTGGEKKRASGSTGVAQALKAIAGQRRGKSEIVSIGISTGGPNALAQMFPKLPGDLNVPFLIVQHMPAVFTQFLAKSLNSKCSIEIREASDGEPIQPNTALIAPGGKQMKVMAGADGKTRIIRITDDPPENSCKPSVDYLFRSVAHHYVGRATGVIMTGMGSDGTLGLKLMKRNGATVIAQDEASCVVYGMPKEAIDAGVVDLVAPLDRIAGEIVKTIRH; encoded by the coding sequence ATGACAAATGACAAACTTCTCAGAGTACTCGTAGTTGACGACACCGTAGTGTACCGCAAGGTCGTAAGCGATGTGCTGGCTGAATTGCCTGATGTGCAGGTAGTGGGCGTGGCCCACAACGGCAAGATAGCCGTGGCAAAGATTGCTTTGTTGAAACCAGATCTTCTGACTCTTGATATAGAAATGCCGGAAATGAATGGCCTTGAAGTCCTGGCCCATATGAAGAAAGAGGCGCCCGATGTGGGCGCCATCATGCTCAGCACGCTCACCCAGCAGGGCGGAGAGATGACTATGAAGGCGCTTGAACTCGGGGCCTTTGACTTCATCCCCAAGCCGGAAACCAGCAGCATGAAAGAGAGCAAGGAAGCGGTAAAGAACGCGATTGATCCCATGCTGAGAGCATTTGCCCGTCGCAGAGAGATAAAGAGCATACTGGGAGACAGGCCTCACCTTGCAGGAACCGGGGGAGAAAAGAAACGAGCATCAGGGTCCACTGGCGTGGCTCAAGCCTTGAAGGCAATTGCGGGTCAGAGGCGAGGAAAGTCTGAGATTGTGTCAATCGGCATTTCCACGGGCGGTCCAAATGCTCTAGCGCAAATGTTTCCAAAACTTCCCGGCGACCTGAACGTGCCGTTTTTGATCGTCCAACATATGCCAGCTGTCTTTACACAGTTTCTAGCCAAGAGTCTTAACTCCAAGTGCTCTATAGAGATCAGGGAGGCGAGTGACGGAGAGCCGATTCAGCCCAATACAGCTCTCATTGCTCCTGGCGGCAAACAGATGAAGGTCATGGCTGGAGCAGATGGAAAGACCAGAATTATCAGAATAACCGATGATCCTCCTGAGAACAGTTGCAAGCCGTCTGTGGATTATCTTTTCAGGTCAGTGGCTCATCACTACGTGGGAAGAGCTACAGGAGTGATTATGACCGGGATGGGCTCAGATGGCACGCTTGGTCTCAAACTGATGAAACGAAACGGCGCCACCGTCATCGCGCAAGATGAAGCTTCCTGCGTTGTTTACGGAATGCCCAAGGAGGCAATTGATGCCGGAGTTGTGGATCTAGTTGCTCCACTTGACAGGATTGCAGGGGAGATTGTCAAGACGATTAGGCATTAG
- a CDS encoding 3-methyl-2-oxobutanoate dehydrogenase subunit VorB → MGKKRLMRGSHVIAEAATLAGCRFYAGYPITPQNELPEYLSGRFAKLEGATFIQAESELAAINMVMGASMTGVRTMTSSSSPGISLKQEGISYMAGMELPAVVANVMRGGPGLGNIAPSQQDYFQATRGGGHGDYRTIVLAPHSGQELVTLTMKAFDLADTYRTPVILLGDGLMGQMMEPVTFPEPIDPSALPKKEWTLDGAMERDSHLICSLRLDPFRMEQHNWKLARKYAAICERETKHESYLLDDALVAVVAFGTAARIAKGAVNRVRKKGLKAGLFRPITLWPFPEKELKALTRSVKHILVFEMNSGQMVEDVRLSVGEKATVHFHGRPGGIISTPHEIADAITRLVYRHELC, encoded by the coding sequence GTGGGTAAAAAGAGACTAATGCGTGGCAGCCATGTGATTGCAGAGGCGGCAACCCTGGCCGGGTGCCGTTTCTATGCGGGCTATCCCATCACGCCACAGAATGAGCTGCCTGAATACCTTTCCGGCCGTTTTGCCAAACTGGAAGGCGCCACCTTCATTCAGGCGGAAAGCGAACTGGCGGCAATCAACATGGTGATGGGAGCAAGCATGACCGGGGTGCGGACAATGACATCGTCTTCCAGTCCGGGGATCAGCCTGAAACAGGAAGGCATCTCGTACATGGCAGGCATGGAGCTTCCGGCCGTCGTGGCCAACGTCATGCGGGGAGGGCCGGGGCTCGGAAATATCGCCCCATCCCAGCAGGACTATTTTCAAGCCACAAGAGGGGGCGGGCATGGAGATTATCGAACCATCGTCCTTGCCCCTCATTCGGGGCAGGAGCTGGTCACCCTGACTATGAAAGCCTTTGATCTGGCCGACACTTATCGAACGCCCGTTATCCTGCTGGGCGATGGTCTCATGGGCCAGATGATGGAGCCGGTAACATTTCCCGAGCCCATCGACCCGTCCGCCCTTCCCAAAAAGGAGTGGACCCTTGACGGCGCCATGGAGCGGGACAGCCACCTGATTTGCTCGTTGCGCCTGGACCCGTTCAGGATGGAACAACACAACTGGAAACTTGCCAGGAAATATGCGGCCATTTGCGAACGTGAAACAAAGCATGAATCATATCTTCTTGACGATGCTCTCGTGGCCGTTGTGGCCTTTGGCACGGCCGCCCGCATTGCAAAAGGGGCTGTCAACCGCGTGCGTAAAAAGGGTTTGAAGGCAGGCCTTTTTCGACCCATCACACTCTGGCCATTTCCTGAAAAGGAGCTCAAGGCATTGACCCGTTCGGTTAAGCATATCCTGGTGTTTGAAATGAACTCCGGTCAGATGGTTGAAGACGTGAGGCTCAGTGTCGGAGAGAAGGCCACTGTTCATTTTCACGGCAGGCCAGGGGGAATCATATCCACCCCCCACGAGATCGCAGATGCAATAACCAGGCTTGTGTATAGGCATGAGCTCTGTTAA
- a CDS encoding STAS domain-containing protein, producing the protein MAKAKKKTQQEVVKPEEDIVASMAEGFRDKLLKIVHGGVKELVIDLMGVEMVDSVGIGLLVATHNSVSKAGGKMSVTNVSEDIYKLFKTMRLDQHFEVSPVAG; encoded by the coding sequence ATGGCAAAAGCTAAAAAAAAGACTCAACAGGAGGTCGTTAAACCAGAAGAAGACATCGTCGCCTCAATGGCAGAGGGGTTCAGAGACAAACTGCTCAAAATCGTTCACGGTGGTGTCAAAGAACTGGTCATAGACCTTATGGGTGTTGAGATGGTCGACTCAGTAGGCATTGGCCTGCTTGTGGCCACCCATAATTCCGTGAGCAAGGCAGGCGGAAAGATGTCGGTCACCAATGTCTCAGAAGATATCTACAAGCTTTTCAAAACCATGCGGCTGGATCAGCATTTTGAAGTGAGCCCGGTGGCTGGGTAA